From a region of the Fervidicoccaceae archaeon genome:
- a CDS encoding ABC transporter ATP-binding protein, whose protein sequence is MIEAAISVADLVKTFGKKEAIKSISFEVKEGEIFGLVGPNGAGKTTTLRIIATLLKPSGGKVQVYGKDVVSQAEEVRKIISYLPEDAGAYPYMTGIEYLRFVASLYNVGEDAVSEGIEITGLGEALNERIKTYSKGMKRRLQLARALMIRPKVAILDEPTSGIDVLYSLQLRDEIKKRAKKFHITVLLSSHNMLEVEFLCDRVAFIHNGNIIDMGSPRELIERYRSSNLEEAFMEAIRA, encoded by the coding sequence ATGATTGAAGCTGCTATATCTGTAGCAGACTTGGTTAAAACATTCGGAAAAAAAGAGGCTATCAAATCTATTTCATTTGAAGTGAAAGAGGGGGAAATATTTGGATTGGTCGGTCCAAATGGGGCAGGAAAGACAACAACGCTGAGGATAATCGCTACACTTTTAAAGCCAAGCGGAGGAAAAGTACAGGTTTATGGAAAAGATGTTGTTAGTCAAGCAGAGGAAGTGAGAAAAATAATTAGCTATCTTCCTGAAGATGCAGGTGCATATCCGTATATGACGGGAATAGAGTACCTTCGATTTGTCGCTTCGCTATATAATGTTGGAGAAGATGCAGTCAGTGAAGGCATTGAGATAACTGGCTTAGGAGAAGCCCTGAATGAAAGAATAAAGACTTACAGCAAAGGAATGAAAAGGAGACTTCAATTGGCTAGAGCTCTAATGATTAGACCAAAAGTTGCTATACTTGATGAGCCTACAAGCGGTATAGATGTATTGTACTCACTCCAGCTCAGAGACGAAATAAAGAAAAGGGCGAAGAAATTTCACATCACAGTTCTTCTCAGTAGCCACAATATGCTAGAAGTAGAGTTCCTCTGCGACAGAGTTGCGTTCATTCATAATGGAAATATAATCGATATGGGGAGCCCTAGAGAGCTCATTGAAAGATACAGATCCTCAAACCTAGAGGAGGCTTTCATGGAGGCGATAAGAGCTTGA
- a CDS encoding ERCC4 domain-containing protein has translation MSKSFKISTLFPVDLIVDVNEEIHSKNLFEELKRLGIKIAVLKLEAGDYLIPAENGAGILIERKRDEDFISSIIDSRLWSQAELLSKASKEKGLISVLLIEGDLWKAIKERGISETAVIRSIDEIAIDFRIPIIYTSGPKSTASWIAAKIKSINRKRGKEKFLPYVRKKARSDSERILNSLAILTGYETARKLLLKYRTLKNVYSCTIEDLMSIEGIGETRARKIFTLFNLSYEEKNNAEARGEER, from the coding sequence ATGAGCAAGTCTTTCAAAATTTCAACTCTCTTTCCTGTTGATCTAATTGTCGATGTAAACGAAGAAATTCATTCCAAGAATCTATTTGAGGAGCTGAAAAGATTGGGAATAAAGATAGCTGTTTTGAAGTTGGAAGCGGGCGACTACCTGATTCCAGCAGAAAATGGAGCAGGGATTCTGATTGAGAGAAAAAGAGACGAAGATTTCATTTCAAGCATAATTGACTCTAGATTATGGAGCCAAGCTGAGCTCCTTTCTAAAGCTTCAAAAGAAAAAGGCTTAATTTCTGTTTTGCTAATTGAAGGAGATCTTTGGAAAGCCATTAAGGAAAGGGGAATTTCGGAAACTGCTGTCATTAGATCTATAGATGAAATAGCAATTGATTTTAGAATTCCCATCATCTATACTTCTGGTCCGAAATCTACTGCCTCGTGGATTGCAGCGAAAATAAAATCGATCAATAGAAAAAGAGGAAAAGAAAAATTCCTGCCGTATGTCAGAAAAAAAGCGAGAAGCGATAGCGAAAGGATTTTGAATTCTTTAGCCATATTGACAGGATACGAAACTGCTAGGAAACTTCTATTAAAATATAGGACACTGAAGAACGTGTATTCATGCACCATAGAAGATCTAATGAGCATAGAGGGAATTGGAGAAACGAGAGCCAGAAAGATTTTCACACTTTTCAATCTGTCCTATGAAGAGAAAAACAATGCGGAGGCCAGGGGAGAGGAAAGATAA
- a CDS encoding tyrosine-type recombinase/integrase has translation MELFLNLLRAGGSSEKTILSYRAAIEDFLNSTGLQKAEDIKQEIIVSWINSKLKKGGRERKKVQATMHYYTLFVRRWLVWLGFSKDIIPVVKKPSSSEVTALTEEEVERLMNSCRDLTDLLIVSLLFETGMRANELLSITDDDIDIQKGEVVIRNAKYGKERVVFLGEISKKAVEMRLEELRKIGGGRIVSLSYNGLYKRLKSLARRSGLDEEKVHPHILRHTFATVAIRRGMSLPALQRILGHSDIKITQVYMHLVKDDLKREYREKFFKETMISEKINSNPAEKKKINYCPNCGSRIIPGSKFCPYCGFHLELNSEAAEDVS, from the coding sequence ATGGAACTTTTTCTGAATTTACTGAGGGCAGGAGGCTCCAGCGAAAAAACTATCTTGAGCTACCGCGCAGCAATAGAGGACTTTCTAAATTCAACAGGATTGCAGAAAGCTGAAGACATAAAGCAGGAGATTATTGTTTCATGGATAAATTCAAAGCTGAAAAAAGGAGGAAGAGAGAGAAAGAAAGTTCAGGCTACAATGCATTATTATACATTGTTTGTTCGGAGATGGCTAGTTTGGCTAGGTTTCTCCAAGGATATTATTCCAGTTGTAAAGAAGCCCAGCTCATCAGAGGTAACAGCCCTTACAGAGGAAGAAGTAGAAAGACTCATGAACTCATGCAGAGATCTTACGGATTTGCTTATTGTTTCCCTCCTCTTTGAAACAGGAATGAGAGCGAATGAGCTTCTTTCTATTACAGATGATGATATAGATATCCAGAAGGGAGAGGTTGTAATTAGAAATGCTAAGTATGGCAAAGAAAGGGTTGTTTTTTTGGGAGAGATATCCAAAAAAGCTGTGGAGATGAGGCTTGAAGAACTGAGAAAGATTGGCGGAGGAAGAATTGTGAGCTTATCATATAATGGGCTATACAAGAGATTGAAGAGCTTGGCAAGAAGATCTGGATTGGACGAAGAGAAGGTTCATCCACACATTCTCAGACATACTTTTGCTACCGTTGCTATACGAAGAGGTATGAGCCTTCCTGCTCTGCAGAGAATACTTGGTCATTCTGATATAAAGATCACTCAAGTCTACATGCACCTCGTAAAGGATGATTTGAAGAGAGAATACAGAGAAAAATTCTTTAAAGAAACCATGATCTCAGAAAAAATTAACTCCAACCCAGCAGAAAAGAAGAAAATCAACTATTGCCCAAATTGTGGAAGCAGAATAATACCTGGTTCAAAATTCTGTCCATACTGTGGATTCCATCTTGAGTTGAATTCTGAAGCAGCAGAAGATGTTTCATGA
- a CDS encoding AbrB/MazE/SpoVT family DNA-binding domain-containing protein, with protein sequence MKKLKVKKIAMIGKHLYLELPIEWTSRNNLSPGDTVYVVDSNGELRIIPLPSQGRTK encoded by the coding sequence ATGAAAAAGCTAAAAGTTAAAAAAATTGCAATGATCGGAAAGCATCTTTACTTGGAGCTCCCCATCGAATGGACTTCGAGAAATAATCTATCGCCTGGAGACACTGTTTATGTAGTCGACTCAAATGGTGAGCTAAGAATAATACCTTTGCCATCCCAAGGAAGAACAAAGTAA
- a CDS encoding AbrB/MazE/SpoVT family DNA-binding domain-containing protein, translating to MVEIRKVQKLGTSSLIITLPKTWVNRLGIRPGDSVYLVEKERELRIIPFQGEGEFTVLLKNEAVKEKDVTKILRCAMMMGFSKIRIKFESPITKNEENIISSVVSLDRDYEGKVVDPFTYDVNLVNRIGIEEVGAMIRETLSLLEKSLMQLAEAVESLSPKILEDLERTQKLLEQRRFNRKHVARIIEGSRGDLIEERRVCSFVYSSYNVCMGFNSLHRSLIEIVKEIGPEGIVSRENAELIKKIISMYLNALWETIGALTNESLKRIDNAREILTNLASYYRTIFKNENIKNPAIMGILVTILNSLRYFEVLLEDIYCYIESKNLEFVV from the coding sequence ATGGTCGAGATAAGGAAAGTACAGAAATTAGGAACTTCATCTCTTATAATAACTTTGCCGAAAACTTGGGTTAACAGACTAGGTATAAGACCTGGAGATTCCGTCTACTTAGTTGAAAAAGAAAGAGAGCTAAGAATAATTCCATTTCAAGGAGAAGGAGAATTTACAGTCTTACTGAAAAATGAAGCAGTAAAGGAAAAGGATGTTACAAAAATATTGAGATGTGCTATGATGATGGGCTTCTCAAAGATAAGGATAAAGTTTGAATCTCCCATAACAAAAAATGAGGAAAATATCATCAGCTCAGTTGTTTCTCTCGACAGAGACTATGAAGGGAAAGTTGTAGATCCATTTACCTACGATGTGAACCTAGTAAATAGGATAGGTATCGAGGAAGTTGGCGCTATGATTAGAGAAACGCTCTCGTTATTAGAAAAATCTCTTATGCAGCTAGCAGAGGCGGTTGAATCTCTCTCTCCAAAAATTCTCGAAGATCTGGAGAGAACGCAGAAGCTATTAGAGCAAAGGAGATTCAATAGAAAGCATGTGGCAAGGATAATTGAGGGCAGTAGGGGAGACCTCATTGAAGAAAGAAGAGTATGCTCCTTTGTCTACTCATCTTATAACGTGTGCATGGGATTCAACAGTCTTCACAGATCACTAATTGAGATTGTCAAGGAAATTGGACCAGAGGGAATAGTTAGCAGAGAAAATGCTGAGCTAATAAAAAAGATAATTTCGATGTATTTGAATGCTCTCTGGGAGACAATTGGAGCATTGACAAATGAGAGCCTAAAAAGAATAGACAATGCAAGGGAAATTCTGACAAATCTAGCTTCTTATTACAGGACTATATTCAAAAATGAAAATATCAAGAACCCCGCTATTATGGGAATATTAGTAACAATACTCAACTCACTTAGATACTTTGAAGTACTTCTGGAAGATATCTATTGCTATATTGAGTCAAAGAACTTAGAATTTGTTGTCTAA
- the uppS gene encoding polyprenyl diphosphate synthase: MEKIVEKAIKPIYRIYEKYLWSQIKNKDMPQHIAIIPDGNRRWARRQGLEEFIGHRVGYERAQDVLQWIWDLGVKVVTIYVLSTENCIKRSKEEREHIFFLLTEALKKIKEERRIYDSKVKVRVIGNESLIPDDVKRLAREVEIATANHGERLLNIAVCYGGRYEIIEAIKSIARDFSSGKLRIDEIDEKLVSSYLFTKDSPDPDLIIRTSGEERISNFLLWQSAYSELYFTDVYWPEFRKIDLWRAIRSYQKRRRNFGS, translated from the coding sequence ATGGAGAAAATAGTAGAGAAAGCAATTAAGCCGATCTATCGTATATATGAGAAGTACTTGTGGAGTCAAATAAAGAACAAGGACATGCCTCAACACATCGCAATAATACCAGATGGAAACAGGAGATGGGCAAGAAGGCAGGGACTTGAAGAGTTCATAGGTCATAGAGTAGGATATGAGAGGGCTCAGGATGTTCTGCAGTGGATATGGGATCTTGGAGTAAAAGTTGTCACGATCTATGTTCTTTCTACGGAAAATTGCATAAAAAGGAGCAAAGAAGAAAGAGAGCATATTTTTTTCCTCCTCACTGAAGCCTTGAAAAAGATAAAGGAGGAAAGAAGAATTTATGATTCCAAAGTTAAAGTCAGGGTAATAGGGAATGAATCTTTGATTCCGGATGATGTGAAGCGGCTCGCCAGGGAGGTGGAGATAGCTACGGCTAATCATGGAGAAAGGTTGCTCAACATAGCTGTTTGCTATGGAGGAAGATATGAAATTATTGAAGCAATCAAGTCAATTGCCAGAGACTTCAGCAGTGGAAAATTGCGAATTGATGAAATAGATGAGAAGCTGGTCAGCAGTTATCTTTTTACAAAAGATTCGCCTGATCCTGATCTTATTATAAGGACAAGCGGGGAGGAAAGGATAAGCAATTTTCTTCTTTGGCAGAGCGCTTACTCGGAACTCTATTTTACCGATGTTTATTGGCCTGAATTCAGAAAGATTGATCTTTGGAGAGCGATTAGGTCCTACCAAAAGAGGAGGAGAAATTTTGGTTCCTAG
- a CDS encoding 30S ribosomal protein S8e, translating to MSSWREAVMGIYQENDLKKPSGGRRRRNYKVKRKALLGRNPTETKLAQEDDRIRERVRGGGFKIRLKKASKAVVVDKKENRVKVEKILRVIETPSNKEYARRGIITKGSIIEVESGKAIVVSRPGQDGVINAILMK from the coding sequence ATGAGTAGCTGGAGGGAAGCAGTTATGGGGATATATCAGGAAAATGACCTAAAGAAACCCAGCGGAGGAAGAAGGAGAAGAAATTATAAAGTTAAAAGGAAGGCCCTACTAGGGAGAAACCCCACAGAAACCAAGCTTGCCCAAGAGGATGATAGGATTAGAGAAAGAGTAAGAGGAGGCGGTTTCAAGATAAGGCTGAAGAAAGCTAGCAAGGCAGTAGTCGTTGATAAAAAGGAAAACAGAGTGAAAGTTGAAAAAATTCTGAGGGTTATTGAAACTCCGAGCAATAAGGAATATGCTAGGAGAGGGATCATAACAAAAGGATCCATAATAGAAGTTGAGTCTGGGAAAGCTATCGTAGTTTCAAGACCTGGTCAGGATGGAGTAATCAATGCCATTTTAATGAAGTAA
- a CDS encoding signal recognition particle subunit SRP19/SEC65 family protein — protein MSSSRKFIGKKVIIYPSNLDSSQSKGKGRKISISNAVSKPSVKEIIMAAERLGLEPILEQKKYPRKWWEETERVVVNKAGSKRDILKRISAELKRIREEKSLSSQ, from the coding sequence ATGAGCAGCTCTAGAAAATTCATTGGGAAAAAAGTGATTATTTACCCCTCAAATTTGGACTCCTCTCAATCCAAAGGTAAGGGAAGAAAGATTTCTATTTCGAATGCAGTTTCAAAACCTTCCGTGAAGGAAATTATTATGGCAGCCGAGAGGCTTGGATTGGAGCCCATTCTTGAGCAGAAAAAATATCCAAGGAAGTGGTGGGAAGAAACTGAGAGAGTTGTTGTTAACAAGGCTGGAAGCAAGAGAGATATATTGAAAAGAATTTCAGCTGAGCTGAAGAGAATAAGAGAAGAAAAGTCATTATCTTCCCAGTAA
- a CDS encoding DUF373 family protein yields the protein MSEKKILLLVIDRDNDIEKYTGLKAPIIGKEELLKAAIEFAKHSPEDSDLNVMFSGLQLLEKMIKEGYNTEIALVAGDESDPVKGDLRIRNDVERLKRELSVDGAIVISDGTEDEVIIPVLQSIIPIISVRRVVVEQLRGVEETYILLGKYIRKAIFEPRFSRIFLGVPGILLLSLVILSFIGYLQYATLVIGIILSGAMIVRGFNLEEKIYEYWASSPIMFVSSSVATILIVTGTVLFFYTVSSSPSIYSVGSAIENSSPIFGLSIFAILVGRGIIKLINRSIKVWRDIIGMILTLIFVFAFMRFGDALSSRTEKTTLDALHTAIFSSGFLDILVIGIGAAGLLTVAITYIEKKYFEK from the coding sequence TTGTCAGAGAAAAAGATACTGCTTCTGGTGATTGATAGAGATAATGATATTGAGAAGTACACAGGGCTGAAGGCACCCATCATAGGAAAAGAGGAGCTTCTTAAAGCAGCAATAGAATTTGCAAAACATTCACCTGAGGATAGCGACCTGAATGTGATGTTTTCAGGACTTCAGCTCCTAGAAAAAATGATCAAAGAAGGATACAATACAGAAATAGCCCTTGTTGCTGGAGATGAGAGTGATCCTGTGAAGGGAGATCTCAGAATAAGAAATGATGTTGAGAGGCTCAAGCGCGAACTGTCGGTAGATGGAGCTATAGTAATAAGTGATGGTACAGAAGATGAAGTAATTATACCTGTCCTTCAGTCAATTATTCCAATTATCTCTGTACGAAGGGTTGTTGTAGAGCAACTGAGAGGAGTGGAAGAAACATATATACTTTTGGGCAAATATATAAGAAAAGCCATATTTGAGCCGAGATTTTCTAGAATTTTTCTGGGAGTTCCCGGAATTTTACTGCTCTCATTAGTTATATTGAGCTTCATCGGATATTTGCAGTATGCCACTCTTGTAATTGGTATTATTTTGAGCGGAGCGATGATTGTGAGAGGTTTCAATTTGGAGGAAAAAATATACGAATATTGGGCAAGCAGCCCTATCATGTTTGTATCTTCAAGTGTGGCAACAATCTTGATAGTTACTGGAACAGTCCTATTCTTCTATACTGTATCTTCTTCCCCATCAATATATTCTGTGGGCTCTGCCATAGAGAATTCATCTCCAATCTTTGGTCTGAGCATATTCGCCATTCTAGTAGGAAGAGGCATCATTAAGTTGATAAACAGAAGCATAAAAGTATGGAGGGATATAATAGGAATGATTCTCACGCTGATATTTGTCTTTGCATTTATGAGATTCGGTGATGCTCTATCATCGAGAACAGAAAAGACCACACTTGATGCTCTCCATACAGCAATATTCAGCTCTGGTTTTCTCGATATCCTCGTTATAGGTATTGGAGCAGCAGGATTGCTAACTGTGGCAATAACTTATATTGAGAAAAAGTACTTCGAGAAATAG
- a CDS encoding N-glycosylase/DNA lyase, whose amino-acid sequence MESSLEESVKKLLEDESVKRLVQSRLEEFKKLGEEGSCEDIFSELSFCILTANFSAERSIYIQRVLGRGFLTLSYSQLTKTLRELGHRFPEKRAEFIVRNRPLLNEICKLVKLKGSGKAKRNWLVERVNGIGLKEASHFLRNVGFSDVAIIDFHILDLLERYRIYERPKTLTKKKYLEIETILEGIASRMKIGLDALDLYLWYLETGKVLK is encoded by the coding sequence ATGGAGAGCTCTCTTGAAGAGTCAGTGAAGAAGCTGCTCGAAGATGAAAGTGTGAAGAGATTGGTTCAGAGCAGGCTAGAGGAATTCAAGAAGCTCGGCGAGGAGGGGAGCTGTGAGGATATTTTCTCTGAGCTATCCTTCTGCATTCTCACAGCGAATTTTTCAGCAGAGAGAAGCATATATATTCAAAGAGTCTTGGGGCGGGGTTTTTTAACCCTCTCTTATTCCCAACTGACCAAGACTCTCAGAGAGCTTGGTCATAGATTCCCTGAAAAGAGAGCAGAATTCATAGTTAGAAATAGGCCTCTCCTCAATGAGATTTGCAAGTTAGTTAAGTTAAAGGGATCGGGGAAGGCTAAAAGGAATTGGTTGGTTGAGAGGGTGAATGGAATCGGGCTAAAAGAAGCAAGTCACTTTCTTAGAAACGTGGGTTTTTCTGATGTTGCGATAATAGATTTCCATATCCTCGACCTTCTTGAGAGATATAGAATATATGAAAGACCAAAAACGCTAACCAAGAAAAAATATCTAGAGATAGAGACAATTTTAGAAGGTATTGCCTCCAGAATGAAGATAGGCCTCGACGCGCTCGACTTATATTTATGGTATTTGGAAACAGGAAAAGTGTTGAAATGA
- a CDS encoding SDR family NAD(P)-dependent oxidoreductase, which yields MNLEGKVSVVTGGGSGIGRAISIKLASLGSAVAVLDISEKGGKETVDYIKSLGKKAEFIKLDVSDESSVKQVVNSVVEKFGGIDVLINNAGIEPPPASILETSTEWFDKVMNVNLKGIWFMIKYVAPHMISRGGGSIVNIASVAGIKPLAGAFPYSVSKAGVIMLTKLSALELGKYKIRVNAVAPGWVRTPMVERAAKASNLTLEQFEKVNSQRIPLGRFAEPNEIANLVAFLASEDSSYMNGSVVVIDGGIVLS from the coding sequence ATGAACTTAGAAGGAAAGGTTTCAGTTGTGACAGGAGGGGGGAGCGGCATTGGAAGGGCAATATCGATAAAGCTCGCTTCTCTGGGATCTGCAGTCGCTGTGCTTGATATTTCTGAAAAAGGCGGAAAAGAAACTGTTGATTATATAAAATCTCTTGGTAAAAAGGCAGAGTTCATAAAACTAGATGTCTCGGATGAGTCAAGTGTAAAGCAAGTAGTAAATTCCGTGGTGGAAAAATTTGGAGGAATTGATGTACTCATAAACAATGCAGGTATTGAGCCTCCACCAGCTTCAATCCTGGAAACTTCCACTGAATGGTTCGACAAAGTGATGAATGTTAATTTGAAGGGCATTTGGTTTATGATAAAATATGTTGCCCCACATATGATATCAAGGGGTGGGGGTTCTATAGTCAACATAGCTTCTGTGGCAGGCATAAAGCCTCTGGCTGGAGCTTTTCCTTACTCAGTATCCAAGGCAGGAGTAATAATGCTCACGAAGTTGTCGGCATTGGAGCTTGGCAAGTACAAAATAAGGGTTAATGCAGTTGCTCCTGGTTGGGTTAGAACACCCATGGTTGAGAGAGCAGCAAAAGCATCTAATCTGACGCTTGAGCAATTTGAGAAGGTTAATTCGCAGAGAATCCCCCTTGGTAGATTTGCTGAGCCGAACGAGATAGCGAACTTAGTTGCTTTCTTGGCATCTGAAGACTCATCTTACATGAACGGAAGCGTTGTTGTGATTGATGGAGGAATAGTTCTTTCCTAA
- a CDS encoding 30S ribosomal protein S30e: MPSHGSLTKAGKVRNQTPKIEPKGKKNKPPKVRNRIEYFVRVIKPTLKAAPSRR, from the coding sequence TTGCCAAGCCACGGATCGCTTACTAAGGCTGGAAAGGTTAGAAACCAAACTCCAAAAATTGAGCCAAAGGGAAAGAAGAACAAACCACCGAAAGTTAGAAATAGAATTGAATATTTTGTACGAGTCATAAAGCCTACATTGAAAGCAGCCCCATCCAGAAGATGA
- a CDS encoding DHHA1 domain-containing protein, giving the protein MIGIISHWDIDGIASAAMLATTLGVSKDNIRLSSTTKTHYYLKELKKARAKEIYIADLNPGPDIAELILKETTKKCQTRIHWIDHHLWDDDTLETLKLCSNIELILSPSAECTSKLISQTVLRGYDIPSHLLDLMNLAEDDDTYSNKYELTPKWRIILRWGDWEIRYKTLESWIDGYIWPKWAQEFYEKAHREYRELMEKAIGTAEYSLFDEKRIIFLYPSEKIHPGDLQRFVEERSGSKADVYVFVYKKGISLRSKTVDVSLLAKAMGGGGHKYAAGVILREPLEDKESIKQRIVSIFKKIYQRK; this is encoded by the coding sequence TTGATCGGAATAATATCGCACTGGGATATAGATGGCATTGCTTCGGCAGCAATGTTAGCCACTACTCTTGGAGTATCGAAAGACAACATAAGGCTTTCAAGTACAACTAAGACGCATTATTATTTAAAGGAGCTCAAAAAAGCCAGAGCGAAGGAAATATACATAGCAGATCTCAATCCCGGACCGGATATAGCTGAACTGATCCTCAAGGAAACTACTAAAAAATGTCAGACAAGAATTCACTGGATAGATCACCATCTTTGGGATGACGATACTCTAGAAACACTAAAGCTCTGCTCAAACATAGAGCTCATTTTATCTCCTAGCGCTGAATGCACATCGAAACTTATAAGCCAAACAGTTCTTAGAGGCTATGATATTCCCAGCCACTTGCTTGACCTCATGAATCTAGCAGAGGACGATGATACATATTCAAACAAGTACGAATTAACTCCAAAATGGAGAATAATTTTGAGATGGGGCGATTGGGAAATTAGATATAAAACCCTGGAGAGCTGGATAGATGGATATATTTGGCCTAAATGGGCGCAGGAGTTCTATGAAAAGGCCCACAGAGAGTATAGAGAACTCATGGAAAAGGCAATAGGAACAGCAGAATACTCACTATTTGATGAAAAGAGAATAATCTTTCTCTACCCAAGCGAAAAGATTCATCCTGGAGATCTGCAGAGATTTGTTGAGGAAAGAAGCGGTTCAAAAGCAGATGTCTATGTTTTTGTTTATAAAAAGGGAATTAGCTTGAGAAGCAAAACAGTAGATGTATCTCTCCTTGCAAAGGCAATGGGCGGTGGAGGACATAAATATGCAGCAGGAGTTATTCTGAGAGAGCCTCTAGAAGATAAGGAGAGCATAAAGCAAAGGATAGTCTCTATTTTCAAAAAGATCTATCAGAGAAAGTGA
- a CDS encoding HAD-IIB family hydrolase: MVERITRGMKLVEKLSFARGLATDLDGTLTENRKGYRIPPEAIEGAFLVKKAGVKIFLVSANAFPIVFGIARYLGFDGVVAENGCIVARIDESVKRPQIKEICRESFREAAKIVAEKLPALFRESWQNDFRKFDFALEVLNSSLSKEEIVSYVKQILEKEGFHDKVDVNYSGYAVHLTPRGAGKLNGLKILLSMFDLGLEEIVGIGDSIMDWDFIREVGIKVSVANGDPELRERVEIVTDYDSGYGFAQLCKTIAEAKLVGK, from the coding sequence ATGGTAGAGCGCATTACCAGGGGAATGAAGCTGGTTGAGAAGCTGTCATTTGCTAGGGGTCTCGCAACAGACCTGGATGGAACACTAACAGAGAACAGGAAAGGATATCGTATACCTCCTGAAGCAATAGAAGGTGCCTTCCTGGTAAAGAAGGCTGGTGTGAAGATATTTCTAGTATCTGCCAATGCTTTTCCAATAGTATTTGGAATAGCAAGATACCTTGGATTTGATGGAGTTGTTGCTGAGAATGGATGCATAGTTGCTAGAATCGATGAATCTGTGAAGAGGCCACAAATAAAGGAGATCTGCAGGGAGTCCTTCAGAGAAGCAGCCAAAATAGTGGCAGAGAAGCTCCCTGCCTTGTTCAGAGAATCTTGGCAGAATGATTTCAGAAAATTCGATTTTGCCCTCGAGGTTCTAAATAGTTCTTTGAGTAAAGAAGAAATTGTAAGCTATGTGAAGCAAATACTGGAAAAGGAAGGGTTCCATGACAAGGTGGATGTTAATTACAGCGGGTATGCTGTCCATCTAACACCAAGAGGTGCTGGAAAGCTAAATGGTCTGAAGATCCTGTTATCAATGTTCGATCTCGGCCTGGAGGAAATCGTTGGAATTGGAGATAGCATAATGGATTGGGACTTCATAAGAGAGGTTGGAATAAAGGTTTCAGTCGCTAATGGAGATCCTGAGCTCAGGGAGAGGGTAGAGATTGTCACTGATTACGATAGTGGATACGGTTTTGCTCAGCTTTGCAAGACTATTGCGGAGGCAAAGCTAGTCGGTAAATAA
- a CDS encoding Lrp/AsnC family transcriptional regulator — MPRKKEVEELVLEEVDLKILEALARNARGSLKEISEVAGIPISTAFSRIRRLEQLGIIRGYTLDLDHEKLGYKITAIIHFSVEGPYLEEIEKQLSSKQNVIFLYDITGEFDILAVARFRSIEELDKFVKDTLRNPHVKKTTTSIALRVVKEMHPHVPL; from the coding sequence ATGCCAAGGAAAAAAGAAGTTGAAGAGCTCGTATTGGAAGAAGTTGATCTCAAGATCCTTGAAGCCCTTGCAAGAAATGCAAGAGGAAGTCTCAAGGAAATTTCCGAGGTAGCCGGAATACCAATATCGACAGCATTCTCTAGAATAAGAAGGCTAGAGCAGCTCGGGATAATTAGGGGATACACTTTGGACTTAGACCACGAGAAGCTTGGCTATAAAATAACTGCCATTATACACTTCAGCGTTGAAGGTCCCTATTTAGAAGAAATAGAGAAGCAGCTTTCCTCCAAGCAAAATGTCATATTCCTTTATGACATTACTGGGGAATTCGATATTCTGGCTGTTGCCAGATTCAGAAGCATAGAGGAGCTGGATAAATTTGTCAAAGATACATTGAGAAATCCACATGTGAAGAAAACCACGACGAGCATAGCATTGAGGGTTGTGAAGGAAATGCACCCCCATGTACCACTATAG